The Flavobacteriales bacterium nucleotide sequence CGTCGGTTTTATTCTGACTGAATGCAAAATTGATTCCTGCTAGTATAATAATTATTGTTGCGATATACTTTTTCATTTGTTATAAATTGAGGCTTAATAGACAAAAAGGAGTCTAATAATACCTCGAAACTAATACAGTCTAATGCCGGTATCTAATCGATATGTGCAACAGGCATTTTGAATATTTGCGTTATGTGCAACGATTATCTCATTAGACTAGATCTTCACCTTCTCTAACTTAGGATCGTACATAGGTCGCAAAGAAGTTTTAACTGGATAACGTACTCCATCTATTTCCACATCCCATTCTGCACTTTTGATGTAGTCTTTTGTTATGCGTTCGTCATCCTGAACAATTGCCAATCCAACAGCCCCACCTAAGTGATGACCATAACCACCTGCTCTAACGTAGCCAACCCTTTTATCGTTTCGGTAAACTGTTTCGCAGTGAGATAGTAAAGGTTCTGGGTCTTCAACTAATATCTGAATTAACCTTTTATTGAATACCTTTTGTTCTTTCTGTTTAGCCAATACATCATAGCCAACAAACTTTCCTGGCTTATCTAATTTAACCGCAAATCCCAATCCCATTTCAACCGGAGTATCTAAGTTATCGATATCATGACCCATGTCTCGATACCCTTTTTCTAATCGAAGATTCGTTAACGATTGGATACCAGCTAATCTTAAGTTGAACGCTTTTCCAGCTTCCATAATTCGATCGAAAACATCGCCAGCTTGCTCAACAGGTAAATACAATTCCCAACCTAATTCACCCAAATAAGTAACTCGCACAGCATAAACTCTAGCGTAATCTATCTCGATATACTTGGCTGCCAAATAAGGAAAATCTTCTGTTTCAAA carries:
- a CDS encoding aminomethyl transferase family protein, with the protein product FETEDFPYLAAKYIEIDYARVYAVRVTYLGELGWELYLPVEQAGDVFDRIMEAGKAFNLRLAGIQSLTNLRLEKGYRDMGHDIDNLDTPVEMGLGFAVKLDKPGKFVGYDVLAKQKEQKVFNKRLIQILVEDPEPLLSHCETVYRNDKRVGYVRAGGYGHHLGGAVGLAIVQDDERITKDYIKSAEWDVEIDGVRYPVKTSLRPMYDPKLEKVKI